In one Sesamum indicum cultivar Zhongzhi No. 13 linkage group LG12, S_indicum_v1.0, whole genome shotgun sequence genomic region, the following are encoded:
- the LOC105174898 gene encoding ethylene-responsive transcription factor 3-like, with protein sequence MRRGRAPVRQAEVVHGGEANGSGGSKEIRFRGVRKRPWGRFAAEIRDPWKKTRVWLGTFDSAEEAARAYDSAARSLRGPKAKTNFPLPPNGTVFPDFNPQNPNQPQIINNPNDPFMDSRFYSEEHQIIAQQRPTSSGMSSTVESFSGPRQPPPPPRPLLMQQQRRHPRSPPVVPDDCHSDCDSSSSVVDDAECDIASSSCKKPLPFDLNMPPPPVDAAADADADVDELACTALRL encoded by the coding sequence ATGCGGCGAGGCAGAGCACCGGTGAGGCAAGCGGAGGTGGTTCACGGCGGGGAGGCAAACGGATCTGGAGGTTCTAAGGAGATCAGATTCCGGGGCGTGAGGAAGAGGCCATGGGGAAGATTTGCTGCCGAGATCAGAGACCCTTGGAAGAAGACGCGTGTTTGGCTCGGCACCTTCGACTCGGCTGAGGAAGCTGCACGGGCGTATGACAGCGCCGCTCGCTCTCTCCGTGGCCCTAAGGCGAAGACGAACTTCCCTTTGCCCCCAAACGGCACTGTTTTTCCCGATTTCAACCCACAAAACCCTAATCAACCACAAATCATCAATAACCCTAACGACCCATTTATGGACTCCCGGTTTTACTCCGAGGAGCACCAAATAATTGCGCAGCAAAGGCCGACCTCCAGCGGTATGAGCAGCACCGTCGAGTCTTTTAGTGGGCCCAGGcagccgccgccgccgccgagACCGCTGCTCATGCAGCAGCAGAGGAGGCATCCGCGGTCTCCCCCAGTTGTTCCAGATGATTGTCACAGCGACTGTGATTCCTCCTCATCCGTGGTTGATGATGCCGAGTGTGACATAGCCTCCTCCTCTTGTAAAAAGCCCCTGCCTTTTGATCTTAACATGCCGCCGCCGCCGGTGGATGCCGCCGCTGACGCGGATGCTGATGTGGACGAGCTGGCTTGCACGGCGCTCCGGCTCTGA